The following coding sequences lie in one Aspergillus luchuensis IFO 4308 DNA, chromosome 8, nearly complete sequence genomic window:
- a CDS encoding resistance to Congo red protein (COG:S;~EggNog:ENOG410PS24;~InterPro:IPR020999;~PFAM:PF12273;~TransMembrane:1 (o30-52i)), translating to MGVLLRRRDCYPTVNGEVCDGSTWYDWGRWIAFAVIVGVALIIFFLFACYNARRRRRQGLRPHPGTAWLAGPPPTFQQSQQQAQQQGQRPYYADPYYQQQPPPQYTPHPQAYGYFGGQQTGIELQQPPNAYHGGERVYQPPPGPPPEGASKV from the exons ATGGGTGTTCTACTTCGACGTCGAGACTG CTATCCCACCGTCAATGGTGAAGTGTGCGATGGCAGCACTTGGTATGATTGGGGTCGTTGGATCGCGTTCGCAGTCATTGTCGGTGTGGCGCtaatcatcttctttctcttcgc ATGCTACAACGCCCGCCGTCGGCGCAGACAAGGGCTCCGACCTCACCCCGGCACTGCATGGCTTGCCGGCCCTCCTCCGACCTTCCAACAGTCTCAGCAACAAGCACAGCAACAAGGTCAACGACCATACTACGCAGACCCTTactaccaacaacaaccgccaCCCCAATACACCCCTCATCCGCAAGCTTATGGTTACTTTGGAGGCCAGCAGACGGGAATCGAGCTACAACAACCGCCGAACGCATACCACGGTGGCGAACGGGTGTACCAGCCACCACCGGGTCCTCCTCCCGAGGGGGCTTCCAAGGTGTAA
- a CDS encoding uncharacterized protein (COG:S;~EggNog:ENOG410PT09;~InterPro:IPR037504;~TransMembrane:1 (i41-65o)) produces the protein MSPVDKAPVPLWARDVVSDLKSDASTFTSWDKCMSKAYCKWPVIVAIIIAALIVLSVIACVINCLCCGVQCCKCCCGCCFKCCPGFKRKRNKQKYLDDQYDQPPPMPAMPTMPAPMNNAYQTPYQPQAPPVYRGAEVARFDTPSSPANGKFDEDALPAMPTWEGAVTKKVEDENPHAESLEMKPLSNANQEPRRMPSGARSVTGGYGGPPPLRTGTPAAPGAYHAEPRGYDGYDGPDAYGYHAPGPRSPPPVSPYEHQPYSEYPHEDRFHNMSPAPTYTTQPQYMPMDATQPHHAPMDGMQPYQMPMDGMHPNYMPPEPAHPHYMPQHQMPPDTGTYGQPMPINRTFSPAPTLHSAMNAPRPVPYRQPSPGFQAPPYRNMSPATPTSPPPPFSTTPAPRDANEPGRPPSLLQSGRRPTNF, from the exons ATGAGTCCGGTGGATAAGGCTCCCGTCCCCTTGTGGGCGAGGGATGTCGTGAGCGATCTCAAGTCCGACGCCAGTACGTTCACTAGTTGGGACAAGTGCATGTCCAAGGCTTACTGCAA GTGGCCTGTTATCGTCGCTATTATCATCGCCGCGCTGATTGTCCTCTCCGTCATCGCTTGCGTGATCAATTGCCTGTGCTGTGGTGTGCAATGTTGCAAATGCTGTTGTGGATGTTGCTTCAAGTGTTGTCCGGGATtcaagagaaagaggaacaaGCAAAAGTACTTGGACGACCAGTATGACCAACCGCCTCCAATGCCTGCTATGCCGACCATGCCAGCACCTATGAACAACGCCTATCAGACACCCTACCAACCACAAGCACCTCCCGTATACCGTGGAGCAGAGGTTGCACGATTCGATACGCCGTCGAGTCCTGCAAACGGAAAGTTTGACGAGGATGCGTTGCCCGCCATGCCTACTTGGGAAGGCGCCGTGACAAAGAAGGTCGAGGATGAGAACCCCCATGCGGAATCACTCGAGATGAAGCCTCTGAGCAATGCGAACCAGGAGCCTCGTCGCATGCCCTCTGGAGCCCGGTCTGTTACGGGAGGCTACGGGGGCCCTCCGCCGTTGAGGACCGGAACGCCTGCTGCGCCAGGCGCATACCATGCTGAGCCTCGAGGATACGACGGATACGATGGACCGGACGCATATGGCTATCACGCGCCCGGCCCACGGTCGCCTCCGCCCGTTTCTCCATATGAGCACCAGCCTTACAGCGAGTATCCTCACGAGGACCGCTTCCATAACATGTCACCGGCTCCCACCTATACCACGCAACCGCAGTATATGCCTATGGACGCGACTCAGCCTCATCATGCACCTATGGATGGCATGCAGCCATACCAGATGCCCATGGACGGCATGCATCCGAATTATATGCCCCCAGAGCCTGCGCACCCGCACTACATGCCGCAGCATCAGATGCCTCCGGATACCGGCACGTACGGACAGCCGATGCCGATTAACAGGACCTTCTCTCCAGCTCCGACGCTGCACTCAGCTATGAATGCTCCTCGTCCGGTCCCGTACCGCCAGCCTTCCCCCGGCTTCCAGGCACCGCCATACCGCAACATGTCCCCAGCGACTCCCACgtcgccccctcctccgttcTCTACGACCCCTGCGCCTCGCGATGCCAATGAACCGGGCCGGCCCCCGAGTCTTTTGCAGAGTGGACGCAGGCCTACCAACTTTTAA
- a CDS encoding CwfJ domain protein (BUSCO:EOG09262HKC;~COG:S;~EggNog:ENOG410PGZ6;~InterPro:IPR040194,IPR006768,IPR006767;~PFAM:PF04677,PF04676), whose amino-acid sequence MASKIVVIGDVNCELQDVFTKLSKLHIKQNFSFAIIVGDLFGDCSTEHELEQISALLQGNIIVPLPTYFTLGSRPLPTRIIEAIESKDEVCPNLYFLGRRGTLKTSEGVRLVSLGGTLDPESKSSDKYHPSYTESDARALYGAHQADILITHQWPKDIRTGSKAPFPDTTDTPPTEVQCIADLCSTLKPRYHLSSSSAFFWEREPFFHLPTADTDNPDAKPLTRFISLAAYSKTTKTKWMYAFTLDPKAPPALTIPTGTTAPPFAPIPTKRKPLQSQRDSYHRFAVDDDDNNNRPRKRRARAPPPGPDQCFFCLSNPNIATHLITSIGDEAYLTTAKGPLPTSKTFASSSLNFPSHMLIIPFSHSPTLSSISDPTSRQSTYAEMHRYRSALHSMLRHRANNSLGAVTWEVSRGNGIHIHWQFLPVPADLVHRGLVDAAFKVEAENLKYPRFESPSQPNDGDESAEPGDFFRVWIWEPPQSAVAAAASDTEARKDDEKGGDKGTEKTLLLPLSPDFRFDLQFGRRVMAKLMGLEKRINWKDDVQSVQEEEADAEAFKEAFKEWDFTLE is encoded by the exons aTGGCGTCGAAAAT AGTCGTCATCGGAGACGTCAACTGCGAGCTGCAAGACGTCTTCACCAAGCTCTCCAAGCTGCATATCAAGCAAAACTTCTCcttcgccatcatcgtcggcgaCCTCTTCGGCGACTGCTCCACAGAGCATGAACTCGAGCAGATCAGCGCCCTGCTCCAAGGCAACATTATCGTGCCTCTCCCCACCTACTTCACTCTGGGCAGCCGTCCTCTCCCCACGCGCATCATCGAGGCCATCGAATCCAAGGACGAAGTCTGCCCTAACCTCTACTTCCTGGGCCGCCGCGGCACCCTCAAGACCTCCGAAGGCGTGCGCCTCGTCTCTCTAGGAGGCACACTCGACCCCGAGTCCAAATCCTCCGATAAATACCACCCCTCCTACACCGAATCCGACGCCCGCGCCCTCTACGGCGCCCACCAAGccgacatcctcatcacccatCAATGGCCCAAGGACATCCGCACCGGCTCCAAAGCCCCCTTCCCCGACACCACCGACACCCCCCCAACAGAAGTCCAATGCATTGCCGACCTCTGCTCAACCCTTAAACCACGCTACCACCtgtcctcctccagcgccttcTTCTGGGAGCGCGAAcccttcttccacctccCCACCGCCGACACCGACAACCCGGACGCCAAACCCCTCACCCGCTTCATCAGTCTGGCCGCATACAGCAAAACCACCAAAACCAAATGGATGTACGCCTTCACCCTCGACCCCAAAGCGCCCCCAGCCCTCACCATCCCAACGGGCACAACCGCGCCCCCCTTCGCCCCCATCCCCACAAAACGCAAACCCCTCCAATCCCAACGCGACTCCTACCACCGCTTCGccgtcgacgacgacgacaacaacaaccgtcCCCGCAAAAGACGCGCTCGCGCGCCCCCTCCAGGCCCAGACCaatgcttcttctgcctctccaaccccaacatcGCAACCCAcctcatcacctccatcgGCGACGAAGCCTacctcaccaccgcaaagggccccctccccacctccaaaACCTttgcctcctcctctctcaacttcccctcccacatgctcatcatccccttctcccactcccccaccctctccagcATCTCAGACCCCACCTCCAGACAATCCACCTACGCCGAAATGCACCGCTACCGCTCCGCCCTGCACTCCATGCTACGCCACCGCGCAAACAACTCCCTCGGCGCAGTCACCTGGGAAGTCTCTCGCGGAAAcggcatccacatccactgGCAATTCCTTCCTGTGCCTGCTGATCTCGTGCACCGGGGTCTCGTCGACGCCGCATTCAAAGTCGAGGCCGAGAATCTGAAGTATCCGAGATTCGAATCTCCATCTCAACctaatgatggtgatgagagcGCCGAACCGGGTGACTTCTTCCGCGTGTGGATCTGGGAGCCTCCGCagtctgctgttgctgctgctgcttcggaCACTGAAGCTaggaaggatgatgagaagggtgGTGATAAAGGTACGGAGAAAACGCTCCTCCTGCCACTTAGTCCGGACTTCCGGTTCGATCTGCAATTCGGACGCAGAGTCATGGCGAAGTTGATGGGGTTGGAGAAGCGCATTAATTGGAAGGATGATGTGCAGTCtgtgcaggaggaggaggcggatgCGGAGGCGTTTAAGGAGGCGTTCAAGGAGTGGGATTTTACGTTGGAGTAG